GTTCATCTGAGGATGGTATGTTGTTTTACCCAGGAGCACCAAGAGTCACGgtcagagggagaggctgagggtgaggtggaagaggagagctCTGACAGTCGCAGTGCCAACGATGATGGCAGCAGTGACACCAAAGACATTGATCAGGACAACCgcagctcctcccccagcatCCCCAGCCCTCACCAGGGCAACGAGAGCGACTCTGACTCCTCTGCTCAACAGGCTGCGCATCAAGCAGAGTCCCAGGCACCTACTGCCACCCCTCTTGACACACAGACCCCACAGACCACCCCCTCACAGGCCTCTATCACCACCTGCCGGCCCCCCCAGAGCACGTCCCCTCCACTGTCTGCTCatggctctccctctccagggcctgCACAGCCAGTGTCTGTTCAGGCCACCGCTGGCTATCCGACAGGGCAACACAGCCGACCTCaacccacccctcaccctctcacggCCCCCTCACTGCTCCCTCCCCCTATGGGACAAGCCTTCCCTCTGTCACCTGCATTTCAGGGTCCACCTTGTGCTAGTTCTCACCCCAGCCAGCCTCTGCCCACCCATGGCCCTCCATCCCAGCGCCCTCCTCACTTCTCCCGGGAGCCCCAGTTCCCTCAGCCCCCTGCATCTGGGCCTCAGATCAAACCTCCTCCAACCACACCCATCCCACCATCACACAAGCAGCCCATACACCTGTCTGCTACTCCTTTCCCTCAGATGCCTTccaacctccctcctccaccagccctgaaACCCCTCAACTCTTTGCCCAACCAGCACCCGCCAggtgcccctccaccccccctccagcttATGGCCCAACCTCTGCCAATGCAGGCTCTCCCACCCCAGCCTCCTGTGCTCACCCAGCTACAAAGCCTCCCAGGCAGAAGCAGCCACACCTCCCTGGCCTCTGCTGGTTCCTCTCACCCTGTTCCCTCCGCCTCGCCATCTACTGTTGGCCCAGTCCCTGGCCTCCAGTCTTCCCTCTCGTCTCTTCCTCTACGCCCCTTGCCTAACACCCCCATGGGAGGAGCGCATGTCCAGATTAAAGAGGAACCATTGGATGAATGTGAAGAGCCAGAGAGcccgccccctccacccaggAGCCCCTCTCCAGAACCTACCGTTGTGAACATTGCCAGTCacgccagccaatcagcacggTACAATACAGTATTACCATACAGCACAATACAGTTAAATCAGTCTATATGCTGAATGTGCACTTATCATACTGTTATTACTTTCAGGTTCATCAAACACCTGGACCGTGGCTACAATTCGTGCTCCAGGACAGACCTGTTTTTCACTCCCCTTGCGGCATCCAAGCTGgcgaagaaaagagaagaagcgATGGAGAAGTGCAGGAGAGAAGCTGAGCACAACGCCCGACAAGaccgggagagggagaaggagcgggaaagggagcgagaaagggagagggaggcagataaAAATGCGGTGAGTGTTGTAGGCGTTTGGATATTGTCTCAAATCTTACTGTCTAAATGCAGCATGTCAGTGATGGCTTGTGTCACATACTTCCTCCCCCCTGTAGAGAGCTTCCAGCTCCTCCCATGACAGCCGTATGAGTGAACCCCAGATGTCTGGACAAGGCCACATGCGCTCTTCCTTTGAGCAGCCCCCCACCACCGTGGCTGCAGTGCCCCCCTACATAGGTCCTGACACACCTGCGCTGCGCACTCTCAGCGAGTACGCCCGGCCTCATGTCATGTCCCCCACCAACCGCAACCACCCGTTCTTCTACTCCTTGAGCCCAGGGGATCCCCTGCTGGCATACCACATGCCTGGCCTGTACAGCGCCGAGCCCAGCCTGCGAGAGCGTGAGCTCAGGaacctgagggagagggagctccGGGAGAGGATGAAACCAGGCTTCGAAGTCAAGCCCCCTGAGATGGAAACCCTCCACCACTCAGCAAACCCCATGGAGCACTTTGCCCGACATGGAGCTTTGGCGCTCCCCCACATAGCTGGGCCGCCACACCCTTTTGCTCACTTTCACCATGGTCTGAAccatctagagagagagagactggctcTCGCTGGGCCACAGCTGCGCCCTGAGCTGAGCTACGCAGAGCGACTGACAGCAGAGAGGCTTCATGCAGAGAGGATGGCCTCTGTGGCCAACGACCCTGCAGCAAGGCTGCAAATGCTCAACGTAACGCCACACCATCACCAGCACTCTCACATCCactcccacctccacctgcaccaaCAAGACCCACTCAATCAAGGTGAGGCTGGCCTCTTCATCCTGCACAGGAGTTATTGTCGCTTCACAGAATTCTTCCCCAAATTAAGTTGGACCCTAGGTGCAAAATCTATTGGAAGTTTTTATGAACTCCAAAAGCTCCTTTTTGATTAAAACCCCTATGGTTCATCATACTCACACATGGCTGAACTCATCAAACCTGGTTCTGACGAAGCTTTGTGGTTGTTTTTTAATGATTTCCTGATTTAAATCGTGTCTCTTTTCCCCCTAGTGGTCAAAAAAGTTTTAAAGACATTTGTAACATATGAGTGCCTTTTAGGGATACCCAAACGTATCACAGGGTTGTGTGTAAGAATTGTCCGTTCATGTATGTAAGTTATTCTAAACTGAACATTACTGTTTTTATTACAGTGTAATTGCAGAATTAGTCTatgataaaaataataataataataatatatatatatatatatattgtcttTGAGCAAAATATCAAATAATGTATACATAATATTACATGTGTTGCACACATTGTTGTCGTAACAATTTCCAGAAGTTACATGTCCAGTTTTGTTTCAACTCAACAGTTTTATACATAATAAAACTGTTATACTATTATAATGTTAATGACTGTTCAATTCCTCTAGGTTCAGGCCCACACCCTCTGGTGGATCCTCTGGCCTCGGGGCCTCGCCTGGCCAGGTTCCCCTTCCCCACGGGCCCCATGCCCAACCCTCTGCTCAATGATCTGCCACACGATCATGACATGCTACGTCACCCTCTGTTTGGTGAGTAATTCTTCCCCCACAACCGCATACTCACACATACCAGTGTAAATGTTCGTTCTGTAGGTTTGCCTCTTCATATTTGTGATGAtgttagggaaccgggctattaatcagaaggttgctggttcgttgtgacgttgtgtccttgggcaaggcacttcaccctacttgtctcggggggaatgtccctgtacttactgtaagtcgctctggataagagcgtctgctaaatgactaaatgatgtgtgtgttgccgCCCCAGGAGCATAtcccagagagctgcagggccCCATCCCCCAGATGTCGGCTGCTCACCAGCTGCAGGCCATGCATGCCCAGTCAGCAGAGCTGCAGAGGATGGCCATGGAGCAGCAGTGGCTTCATGGGCACCACCACCTCCATGGTGGACCAATGCCTGGACAGGAGGATTACTACAGGTAAGGGCATCCTCCTGCTGGGATGTGAAACTGGATATATTTTTGAATTGTGTttatttgagtttgtgtgtcagattcTCTATTTAATATAGCTTGAAATATTTTAGAAATTCATATTTATTGTGAGTTATTCAGGACACAAACCCCAAATTACATATTTAGGCCAGTAGAAGACTGTTTACTAATGCACATAAATAACATTTCCAATACTGACAAGTGTCTTTCTTTTCACAGCCGTTTGAAGAAAGAGGGTGACAAGCCATCATGAGATTCCAGATGGTGTACATAATAGCAGAACAGACAAAGGAACTGTGTACTTTTGACATTATAAGAGAATTGATCTTGGTGTATCTTTTGAATGGTTTTAATATATTTCCTCAAAAATAATCTGTGGATCTGTATGCTTGTTTCTTGTTCAGCACTTAAAGGGAGGGATGGTTAACTCACAGCCATTGTTTGTTAGATGGTTTGATACTTTCTTTGATACTTACAGTAGTGGCATAGAATTGTACTGTTTATTCTATGCAATTTTTATTTTCTAGAAAAGATACAAGTCTTTTCTATTAATGTAGTATTAGAATCCTGCTTATGTCTCTAAATGCATACAGTGGAAAGCACAACAGTTATGACATGGAAAAGCAACATCTGTCAAACCGTGGATTGTAAGAGAATCATCCCTTTCATTTCTAAGCAATCTAACTGAACTCCTTGTACAGAATAACATTTAACTTGCTGTTTGAATGATTAACTGTAATAACCTTGCATGACTGTTTCCATTAAGTTCTTATAAAACTAGAGTACCAAGTTCAACTGTTTGTGTTTAGACAAAAACATTAGCAGTCTAATTCAAATATTTGTCTAAATTCAAAAGTTTTATATTTCAAGATATCTTTTCACAATTTAACCTAAGCTCTTGCTCATTAATTTTTGAGATTGTAAATAATATATGTTCAATATTCTATATTATTAACTATGATTAATATTAGGTGTGGACTCTTGACTTTCAAGCTGGCACAGTAAAGTTAAATTATTTAGCTATATACGAATATAGCCTTATAAGGTGAGACATTGTAAATTGAGTATAACTTACGTCACCCCTGACAGAAAAAAGTGTCTAGAACAATGGATGCAGATAGTACTACAGTATAATAGATTTGGATAGACAGATAATAAAGGTATTTAAACCTTGGTGTCCCAATGGAAAAATCCTGTTTGAATTTTGTGAAATgacatataaaaaaatattgtatgaagtgtgtatttatttgaaTAAATACATCTGCAATTACATTTAGCACTGTTGTACTGGCATGTGGATGAGGGCAATTAACACACAATGAAGAAGAGGGAACCCTTTCTTGTGATGTAAAGCTCCTGGGGTTTTTAGTTGAGTTTAGACTTGTGGACTTCCAGAATGTTTGGAAAGAAAGAGCTGAATTTACACAATGGAGAGAATGAGTAGAAAGGGAAGGACTCATTGTTTTATTTACTAGTGATTACATATTTCTATCACAGATACTTAATAGTCAATACAAGGTACATATTTTATGCATATTTTATGCATTATTCATGCTGCAAGCATCAATGTATATTGTGTAAATGTTGCTATACTACGTTAATGTAAATAGTACATTATTATGCAAGGCAGTAATTAATTATTAAACAAGTACACAATGCAAGAAGTGTCATTCTTTATGCAGGAGTCTTAAACAGCTAATCATTCCTGCAAACTTCCTGCAAAATCTCATTACATACAGTTGATATACAAGTCATGGTACATATTGGCTTGATTTATTACATCTGCCCAATTTGGTCATTTCTGTGCAATGCCTAAATTACTGAGGCACCATTGAGGCATGTTTCCACCAAATGTATTGCCAGTGACGCATGACAAGTAAAAACGTGCTTATTCTTTTCCCAAAATACCTACTTAAACCATCCAAATACTTTCAGACTGATGAATGTTTAACAAATAGACGTTCTACACAAAAATATATGGTTCCTTTCGTTTGCACAGTTTTCTGTgattttttgaatttcataaatgtacattttattgTTGAACGTGCATGCTAATATAAATAATTTTCAGTTTTGTATGAAGCACCCATGTCCGTCACAATTCTCAGTCCTACCGTTCTACTCTACAGTATGGTCCCTACCAACCTCCTCCCCAGGTCAGCCCTGCTAGTTCTGCTTTTAAAGAATGTTTGATACTATGCTTGGATGCAAAACTTGTCACATATTATTCACAAACGTTAAGGATTAGTATGACTTACAACATACCTTTACACCTCTCCAACTTTAGGCACTGTATCTTTTGATTCTATGCTATTTATGTATTAGTATAAAAATGTATATGGATCACACCCGCAACCAGCTACAGATACAGCTACAAAAGTGAAAATGTCTGGAAAGGTTTCCTTTCTAAATGTTGTAGATATCATGGCTCCTCTTCAGTTGGCTTCCTCCTCATGTATCGCCGCAGGTACTGGATTGCAGATATTGCACTCACATTTGCTAGCAGGGCTGAACATAGTTAACAAattatgagtgaccacaatccACTTATAAACAGTGAATTTGGATGCATAGTGCATAGTCAAATACAAATATAGTACAGTGAAAAAAATACCttaagaaatatcagttttctTTACTGCAATTGCATGTTATTAGGATGGTTGCATTTACCTGCTTTCCAAGCATCTACTGCCTGAGGATCAGTGGACCTCAGAACCCAGGAGGAAAAGGCAATGCAGACAAGACACATGTCTGACTGCTTCAGAGCAAAGTGGAGGCCATCTCTCCCTATGACAAAGATGAATATAAGTGGGATGGAAACATACATTCTCCTGCATGCCTCTTTCAGTTTTGTAGCACATATTCCCACAGGGAGTTACACTTACTTCTAATCAAGACAGATGTCTGTAGAGCGAACAATTGCCTGTGCTGTTCAGCAAGTTCTCTGAAAATCTGTTGCCCAAGTTGTATTACTTGTGGAGGCATTGAAGTGATCCTAGTCTTGACCATTTCAGTGACTTGGTTGTCAGTATCGATATCTGTCAATTTCCGATGGGATGCAGGTGGGAACACCCAGGCGCCTGACCTTCTACACCAGCTGCTACCTTTCCCTGGGAAGCAGATTCTCCTCAAAGAGAGCAACCTTTTCCAATCCATCTGCCAGACATCCCTGTTAAAGAGTTGTTGGTACCCATATGAGGCTGTTGTAGTGGACCCAGCGTGTTGGGACTGAATGTCATCACGAGTCACCACTCGGATAGGTGAGCTATCATCCTCCCCCTCAGACTCAGCGTATGTGTCAAGTGGAAACAAGGGATAATCCAGCTCTGGGAAAGTGAGATCTCTAGGAGCTGAGTGAGAGCAAGAGAAGATAGGAACAGGTTCTCCTTCGTTACCCTGGGAcagctgaagaggagagagtaaCATTCCACTTCCATACTTTGAGAGAGAGCAATTGGATATCTCAGGCACTGACGTGCTTTGCGGGTCATAGATAAGTGCTGTGCAGTTATCTCTTGGCTCATCATCTTCAAAAAGACATTCAAATACCTCTGGGAAGGAGATCTGATATTGCTGATCTATAATATCAACATTTGTGAAAATTGGGGAGGGCGATCTTGTTCTGGGTGTGATGTTGCCATTCACTTCAAGGAACGGGCTGTCCTCAAAGACCTGGCAGGTGCTGTGAATCAAACTTCTTTCTGCCTGTTCAAGTATTGAATGCAAAGAAATGTCTTTTAGCTGCACCTCCATTTCAAAGGCATTTACATTGCGCATACTTTTGCTTTTTGTCAGCCCTCTTAGAAATGTATCATTGTCTGAAAAGAGAGAATTTGGGATGCAGTCTCCAAAGCCCTGTACTGTTTGTTGTTCAACATCAACATGGTTTCCTTGTGTCCCAAGGTCCACGTCTTCCTCCTGTAAGGATCCTTTATAGTACATAAGTTCGTTTGACATTTGACCTTGGAGTTTTATGTCCTGTGGCTCAGGACTGGGATTTGTGCTGGCTCCAATAAACTGCATGTATTCCTCATCAAAATCAGAGAAGGTAGAAAATTCACAGCTTGAACGGTCTGGTTTGGAGTCATCAAGGTGTGTAAAATAGTCTGAGTCTGCAGTATCTGATGGGTCCACTTGAGGGCCATCTGTTAACAGGTATTCTGTTGAATCAGCTATGGAATTGTCCAGCACATGGGTATCTATGACATCCACTTGTTCTCCGGTTGTTGTCGGAAGCTGATGTGCCTCTCTTATTGGTGATGGGCTTCTAGTTTTCCTAAGTTGTAAGATGTcctttattgtcaatttttcCATTTCATCCCAGAATGCAGAGATGGCATACACTGGTCGAGTGGGCACTAATGGGGTATATCTTTCAGGGCTTTCAGGAACAGAGCAAGGTGTCACTGTTAcagcaggaagaagaggagtggGACATCTATCTGCATCTCCCACCATGTTGGCCTGTGCTAAAAGCTCACAGTCTGCCAGAAGTTTGCTGTCTTCATGTACTGTTTTTTCCATCTTTGTATCAGAGAGTGAGCGGTGTGGAGAATCACATGTCTTAATCATTGAGCTGTGTGGTGGCATTGGGTGGTTACTGTGTACAATGTGTGGACATGTTTTGTCAGAGTCAAAGTAAGTGCAATCGGATGTGTCCTTGTAACTTTCATGTTCCTGTGGCAGGTCTTCATCCACATCTGACTGTAAATTAGCTCCAGTAATTTGTTGGGTTGAG
The window above is part of the Osmerus mordax isolate fOsmMor3 chromosome 1, fOsmMor3.pri, whole genome shotgun sequence genome. Proteins encoded here:
- the rereb gene encoding arginine-glutamic acid dipeptide repeats protein isoform X1, which translates into the protein MLIERRSLNSTQGEIRVGPSHQAKLPELQPRPAPGIQAQTENEELVWMPGVNDCDLLMYLRAARSMAAFAGMCDGGSTEDGCLAASRDDTTLNALNMLHASHYDAAKALQRLVKKPVPKLIEKCWSEDDMKRFIKGLRQYGKNFFRIRKELLPSKKTGELITFYYHWKKTPEAAGTRPYRQHRRQPSSRKAKTRSSAAPVNAPSRSQSMDLSSASEDDLDSEDSEQEMKGYACGHCGTTTSKDWHHGGRDNILLCTTCRNFYNKHGRLPPAQKPVDPPFMFKPVKEEEEGHGGKHGMRTRRSRAPLSSLRSGHKRLTSSPTSEDQQSSCQPSPNGATSTGSRTSGTDNKTDSPKKPGKSQKVKEEASLPKTAKRGRETAAQEAEEPEKTTPKRPKTREHQESRSEGEAEGEVEEESSDSRSANDDGSSDTKDIDQDNRSSSPSIPSPHQGNESDSDSSAQQAAHQAESQAPTATPLDTQTPQTTPSQASITTCRPPQSTSPPLSAHGSPSPGPAQPVSVQATAGYPTGQHSRPQPTPHPLTAPSLLPPPMGQAFPLSPAFQGPPCASSHPSQPLPTHGPPSQRPPHFSREPQFPQPPASGPQIKPPPTTPIPPSHKQPIHLSATPFPQMPSNLPPPPALKPLNSLPNQHPPGAPPPPLQLMAQPLPMQALPPQPPVLTQLQSLPGRSSHTSLASAGSSHPVPSASPSTVGPVPGLQSSLSSLPLRPLPNTPMGGAHVQIKEEPLDECEEPESPPPPPRSPSPEPTVVNIASHASQSARFIKHLDRGYNSCSRTDLFFTPLAASKLAKKREEAMEKCRREAEHNARQDREREKEREREREREREADKNARASSSSHDSRMSEPQMSGQGHMRSSFEQPPTTVAAVPPYIGPDTPALRTLSEYARPHVMSPTNRNHPFFYSLSPGDPLLAYHMPGLYSAEPSLRERELRNLRERELRERMKPGFEVKPPEMETLHHSANPMEHFARHGALALPHIAGPPHPFAHFHHGLNHLERERLALAGPQLRPELSYAERLTAERLHAERMASVANDPAARLQMLNVTPHHHQHSHIHSHLHLHQQDPLNQGSGPHPLVDPLASGPRLARFPFPTGPMPNPLLNDLPHDHDMLRHPLFGAYPRELQGPIPQMSAAHQLQAMHAQSAELQRMAMEQQWLHGHHHLHGGPMPGQEDYYSRLKKEGDKPS
- the rereb gene encoding arginine-glutamic acid dipeptide repeats protein isoform X2, with the protein product MDDLFSPRRSLNSTQGEIRVGPSHQAKLPELQPRPAPGIQAQTENEELVWMPGVNDCDLLMYLRAARSMAAFAGMCDGGSTEDGCLAASRDDTTLNALNMLHASHYDAAKALQRLVKKPVPKLIEKCWSEDDMKRFIKGLRQYGKNFFRIRKELLPSKKTGELITFYYHWKKTPEAAGTRPYRQHRRQPSSRKAKTRSSAAPVNAPSRSQSMDLSSASEDDLDSEDSEQEMKGYACGHCGTTTSKDWHHGGRDNILLCTTCRNFYNKHGRLPPAQKPVDPPFMFKPVKEEEEGHGGKHGMRTRRSRAPLSSLRSGHKRLTSSPTSEDQQSSCQPSPNGATSTGSRTSGTDNKTDSPKKPGKSQKVKEEASLPKTAKRGRETAAQEAEEPEKTTPKRPKTREHQESRSEGEAEGEVEEESSDSRSANDDGSSDTKDIDQDNRSSSPSIPSPHQGNESDSDSSAQQAAHQAESQAPTATPLDTQTPQTTPSQASITTCRPPQSTSPPLSAHGSPSPGPAQPVSVQATAGYPTGQHSRPQPTPHPLTAPSLLPPPMGQAFPLSPAFQGPPCASSHPSQPLPTHGPPSQRPPHFSREPQFPQPPASGPQIKPPPTTPIPPSHKQPIHLSATPFPQMPSNLPPPPALKPLNSLPNQHPPGAPPPPLQLMAQPLPMQALPPQPPVLTQLQSLPGRSSHTSLASAGSSHPVPSASPSTVGPVPGLQSSLSSLPLRPLPNTPMGGAHVQIKEEPLDECEEPESPPPPPRSPSPEPTVVNIASHASQSARFIKHLDRGYNSCSRTDLFFTPLAASKLAKKREEAMEKCRREAEHNARQDREREKEREREREREREADKNARASSSSHDSRMSEPQMSGQGHMRSSFEQPPTTVAAVPPYIGPDTPALRTLSEYARPHVMSPTNRNHPFFYSLSPGDPLLAYHMPGLYSAEPSLRERELRNLRERELRERMKPGFEVKPPEMETLHHSANPMEHFARHGALALPHIAGPPHPFAHFHHGLNHLERERLALAGPQLRPELSYAERLTAERLHAERMASVANDPAARLQMLNVTPHHHQHSHIHSHLHLHQQDPLNQGSGPHPLVDPLASGPRLARFPFPTGPMPNPLLNDLPHDHDMLRHPLFGAYPRELQGPIPQMSAAHQLQAMHAQSAELQRMAMEQQWLHGHHHLHGGPMPGQEDYYSRLKKEGDKPS
- the perm1b gene encoding uncharacterized protein perm1b produces the protein MDDLDHSVHLAERDWESFNEESEECCLLQPTLAGPDDSGLSDSEDLEGAARPAVDISNHEPKQIACTRTPPSEPNVEGLRKADEGCTILQLQSCQTGLGDTQPDNPPDTPGKVSAPLKMSVILTISSESQKPYKSNLDHSEKDAATKELTTTERAEQDTEVTDKSITDDQMFMEQSVMAEPVHDEGSALESSNHAGGASSGFSDLTDLEAISENKQKEGGTSSTLSEGIISQSASPNRQHAELHKNPELLCCPDQAACQSASCEAPRGEKERWFVTVNDNTLQQRRQTAPLAKKKRRKKLVKICRSSDDNVNTSDSTDNPYKCGPGLEKDRVNKSEVEDMENFPQSCHNSTAQPTSPICTDLSNGHLFSDLKQITITSSFEDKISSEFPSDSIDDSKMLIVKHDLTDSLEQMVTHGVLTNNNHMTFTHINENAPKMDSTDSQELKDDTDFFSTASFDSDEYFLATDSAEEPQQLHHEAQWNLTLMTQNIVSEYTLSATSTSSTQQITGANLQSDVDEDLPQEHESYKDTSDCTYFDSDKTCPHIVHSNHPMPPHSSMIKTCDSPHRSLSDTKMEKTVHEDSKLLADCELLAQANMVGDADRCPTPLLPAVTVTPCSVPESPERYTPLVPTRPVYAISAFWDEMEKLTIKDILQLRKTRSPSPIREAHQLPTTTGEQVDVIDTHVLDNSIADSTEYLLTDGPQVDPSDTADSDYFTHLDDSKPDRSSCEFSTFSDFDEEYMQFIGASTNPSPEPQDIKLQGQMSNELMYYKGSLQEEDVDLGTQGNHVDVEQQTVQGFGDCIPNSLFSDNDTFLRGLTKSKSMRNVNAFEMEVQLKDISLHSILEQAERSLIHSTCQVFEDSPFLEVNGNITPRTRSPSPIFTNVDIIDQQYQISFPEVFECLFEDDEPRDNCTALIYDPQSTSVPEISNCSLSKYGSGMLLSPLQLSQGNEGEPVPIFSCSHSAPRDLTFPELDYPLFPLDTYAESEGEDDSSPIRVVTRDDIQSQHAGSTTTASYGYQQLFNRDVWQMDWKRLLSLRRICFPGKGSSWCRRSGAWVFPPASHRKLTDIDTDNQVTEMVKTRITSMPPQVIQLGQQIFRELAEQHRQLFALQTSVLIRRRDGLHFALKQSDMCLVCIAFSSWVLRSTDPQAVDAWKAALLANVSAISAIQYLRRYMRRKPTEEEP